The following are encoded together in the Nocardia sp. XZ_19_385 genome:
- a CDS encoding DNA recombination protein RmuC, producing MTASMLFALLLVFAAGVGLGWLGHTAHAGQRAATAEARLAAATDNEQLLRQSLTVANEDAARRHSHAIGAMVEPLREAVGALNQHIQQVEHSRINAYSGLREQVAGMQRTSHQLSSQTSQLVAALRAPQIRGRWGEIQLERVVELAGMTRHCDFDTQVSRAARGDGTADRTGTVRPDMVVRLAGGRHIVVDAKVPFNAYLDASTVDDPDERADLLLRHAKHLRAHVDQLADKAYWAAFDPSPEFVVLFVPGDPFLDAALTTDSGLLEYAFGRNVILATPTTLIALLRTVAFSWRQEALSRDMAKIQQLGRELYSRLGMTGRHLDRLGSQLSKAVDAFNYTVASVESRVMVTARKLHDMEIAEQEVPAIARVDSWPRAVGFADADG from the coding sequence ATGACCGCATCGATGCTTTTCGCACTGTTGCTGGTATTCGCCGCCGGAGTGGGGCTGGGCTGGCTGGGGCACACCGCCCACGCCGGGCAACGGGCCGCCACCGCCGAGGCCAGGCTGGCCGCGGCCACCGACAATGAACAGCTGCTGCGCCAATCGCTGACCGTCGCGAACGAGGATGCGGCGCGCAGGCATTCGCATGCCATCGGCGCCATGGTGGAGCCGCTGCGGGAGGCGGTGGGCGCCTTGAATCAGCACATCCAGCAGGTCGAGCACAGCCGCATCAACGCGTATTCGGGTCTGCGCGAGCAGGTCGCGGGCATGCAGCGCACCTCGCATCAGCTCTCCAGCCAGACCAGTCAGCTGGTGGCGGCGCTGCGGGCGCCGCAGATCCGGGGCCGCTGGGGCGAGATCCAGTTGGAGCGGGTGGTGGAGCTGGCCGGCATGACCAGGCACTGCGATTTCGACACCCAGGTGAGCCGGGCAGCGCGCGGCGACGGCACGGCCGACCGCACCGGCACCGTCCGGCCGGACATGGTGGTCCGGCTGGCCGGCGGCAGGCACATCGTGGTCGACGCCAAAGTGCCGTTCAACGCCTATCTGGATGCCAGCACGGTCGACGATCCGGACGAGCGGGCCGACCTGTTGCTCCGGCACGCCAAGCATCTGCGCGCACACGTCGATCAGCTGGCCGACAAGGCCTACTGGGCCGCCTTCGATCCGTCACCGGAGTTCGTGGTGCTGTTCGTTCCGGGTGATCCGTTCCTCGACGCCGCGCTCACCACCGATTCGGGTCTGCTGGAATATGCGTTCGGACGCAACGTGATCCTGGCTACCCCGACGACACTGATCGCCCTGCTGCGCACGGTGGCCTTCAGCTGGCGGCAGGAGGCCCTGTCTCGCGATATGGCGAAGATTCAGCAATTGGGCCGGGAGCTCTACTCCCGCCTCGGCATGACCGGCCGCCACCTGGATCGGCTCGGCTCGCAGCTGTCGAAAGCCGTGGATGCCTTCAACTACACGGTCGCCTCGGTGGAATCGCGGGTGATGGTGACAGCCCGCAAATTGCACGATATGGAGATAGCCGAGCAGGAGGTCCCGGCCATCGCACGGGTGGATTCCTGGCCCCGGGCGGTCGGGTTCGCCGACGCCGATGGTTAG
- a CDS encoding DUF6542 domain-containing protein: MAASQRVRSRVPAPQRSILPSVPGIPAGAAVLIAVACTFLGFLIDANGDMSELTGTFATLYVVGCVAAVLAVRHRGLFSTMVLPPLLLSISVPLAYYQLSESSSLGIKDILLNLAVPLVNRFPTMLLATALVLIIGGLRIYLLRREQTAEDAAETRRGSSWGRSTATGRSRTARGGSLADSSKRRPRRSRPDLDDDLDLDLADQKTDKYLPPRPGKRASGEIADAPPRVGKSGRPRDGRSGRTGRSATPRSDNPPLPRPNVRYRERDSSRTERRKPENL; the protein is encoded by the coding sequence GTGGCTGCTTCCCAACGTGTGCGTTCCCGGGTGCCCGCGCCGCAACGTTCGATCCTGCCGTCGGTGCCGGGTATCCCGGCCGGCGCAGCCGTCCTGATTGCGGTCGCCTGCACGTTCCTCGGGTTCCTTATCGATGCCAACGGCGACATGAGCGAGCTGACGGGCACCTTCGCCACGCTCTACGTCGTGGGCTGCGTGGCGGCGGTGCTCGCCGTTCGCCACCGCGGACTGTTCAGCACGATGGTGCTGCCGCCGCTGCTGCTGTCCATCTCGGTGCCGCTGGCCTACTACCAGCTCTCGGAGAGCTCCAGCTTGGGCATCAAGGACATCCTGCTGAACCTCGCGGTCCCGCTGGTGAACCGCTTTCCCACGATGCTGCTGGCCACGGCGCTGGTGCTGATCATCGGCGGGTTGCGGATCTACCTGCTCCGGCGCGAGCAGACCGCCGAGGACGCCGCGGAGACGCGGCGCGGTTCCAGCTGGGGACGCAGCACAGCGACCGGCCGATCGCGGACCGCGCGCGGTGGATCCCTCGCGGATTCCTCGAAGCGCCGGCCCCGGCGTAGCCGGCCGGACCTGGACGACGATCTGGATCTGGATCTGGCCGATCAGAAGACCGACAAGTATCTGCCGCCGCGCCCGGGCAAGCGGGCTTCCGGGGAAATCGCCGACGCACCACCCCGGGTGGGCAAGTCGGGCCGCCCCCGGGACGGCCGCTCGGGCCGCACCGGACGCTCGGCCACCCCGCGCAGCGACAACCCGCCGTTGCCGCGGCCCAATGTGCGCTACCGGGAGCGGGATTCCAGCCGCACCGAGCGGCGCAAGCCGGAAAACCTGTAA
- a CDS encoding 4-hydroxy-3-methylbut-2-enyl diphosphate reductase, with translation MSSAIPLNVGIARSAGAGSADANGGKRVLLAEPRGYCAGVDRAVETVEKALEKHGAPIYVRKEIVHNRHVVETLRDRGVVFVDETDEVPEGQVVVFSAHGVSPMVHETAAERNLHTIDATCPLVTKVHQEAKRFARDDFDILLIGHEGHEEVEGTAGEAPDHVQLVDGPDSVDKVTVRDESKVIWLSQTTLSVDETMETVKRLRERFPGLQDPPSDDICYATQNRQVAVKAMAPECDLVIVVGSRNSSNSVRLVEVALGAGAKASYLVDYAKEVDPAWLAGVRTIGITSGASVPEILVQGVLEMLAEHGFGEVQPVTTANETLVFSLPRELRAARN, from the coding sequence ATGTCTTCGGCCATACCTTTGAACGTCGGAATCGCCCGCTCGGCGGGCGCCGGATCAGCCGATGCCAATGGGGGAAAGCGCGTCCTACTCGCGGAGCCGCGCGGCTACTGCGCGGGCGTGGACCGTGCCGTGGAGACGGTGGAGAAGGCGCTCGAAAAACACGGCGCCCCCATCTATGTGCGCAAGGAGATCGTGCACAACCGGCACGTGGTGGAGACGCTGCGCGATCGCGGCGTGGTCTTTGTCGACGAAACCGACGAGGTGCCCGAGGGGCAGGTCGTGGTGTTCTCCGCGCACGGTGTCTCGCCGATGGTGCACGAGACGGCCGCCGAGCGGAATCTGCACACGATCGATGCCACCTGCCCGCTGGTGACGAAGGTGCACCAGGAAGCCAAGCGCTTCGCCCGCGACGATTTCGACATTCTGCTGATCGGCCACGAAGGCCACGAAGAAGTAGAAGGCACCGCCGGTGAGGCGCCGGATCACGTGCAGCTGGTGGACGGTCCGGATTCGGTGGACAAGGTCACCGTGCGCGACGAGTCCAAGGTGATCTGGCTGTCGCAGACCACGCTGTCGGTCGACGAGACCATGGAAACGGTGAAGCGGCTGCGCGAGCGGTTCCCCGGATTGCAGGATCCGCCGAGCGACGACATCTGCTACGCCACCCAGAACCGTCAGGTCGCGGTGAAGGCGATGGCGCCGGAGTGCGATCTGGTGATCGTGGTCGGCTCCCGCAACTCCTCGAACTCGGTGCGCCTGGTCGAGGTCGCGCTCGGCGCCGGCGCGAAGGCCTCCTACCTGGTGGACTACGCCAAGGAAGTCGATCCGGCCTGGCTCGCGGGCGTGCGCACCATCGGCATCACCTCCGGTGCGTCGGTGCCGGAGATCCTGGTGCAGGGTGTGCTGGAAATGCTGGCCGAGCACGGCTTCGGCGAGGTGCAGCCGGTGACCACGGCCAACGAGACTCTGGTCTTCTCGCTGCCCCGCGAACTGCGCGCCGCGCGGAATTAA
- a CDS encoding lipid droplet-associated protein, whose translation MFRPPFLARVAAGAAVYALEETRRLPTAAMNFPITAISQLLQTTMHVQQFVTSLALKGDAVFDRLGSGPEGQPDWATFDEDLPSEQTSGSAPATAGRTSRFDLYTEGEPAEPARATNGHVTAVTTITVPEITRPEPESEPESEPVAEAEPEPAEIAEPEIATRYDYANMTLAQLRARLRMLTLEDLATLLDYEQQTRARAAFVTMLTNRIATVQAQ comes from the coding sequence ATGTTTCGACCTCCGTTCCTGGCCCGGGTCGCCGCCGGTGCCGCCGTATACGCCCTCGAAGAAACCCGCCGGTTACCCACGGCGGCAATGAATTTCCCGATCACCGCGATCAGCCAGCTGCTGCAGACCACGATGCACGTGCAGCAGTTCGTGACCAGCCTCGCACTCAAGGGCGACGCTGTTTTCGACCGGCTCGGCAGTGGCCCGGAAGGACAGCCGGACTGGGCCACCTTCGATGAAGATCTGCCCTCGGAGCAAACTTCTGGCTCGGCACCGGCGACAGCCGGCCGTACCAGTCGCTTCGACCTCTACACCGAGGGTGAGCCCGCCGAACCCGCCCGCGCGACCAATGGTCATGTCACGGCAGTGACGACGATCACGGTGCCGGAAATCACCCGGCCGGAGCCGGAATCCGAGCCGGAATCCGAGCCCGTCGCCGAAGCCGAGCCGGAGCCCGCGGAGATCGCCGAGCCGGAAATCGCCACCCGCTACGACTACGCCAACATGACCCTGGCCCAGCTGCGCGCCCGCCTGCGCATGCTAACCCTCGAGGATCTCGCCACCCTGCTGGACTACGAGCAGCAGACGCGCGCCCGGGCGGCCTTCGTCACCATGCTGACCAACCGCATCGCGACCGTTCAGGCGCAGTAA
- the xseA gene encoding exodeoxyribonuclease VII large subunit produces the protein MTSAANPSANSPANSADAPWPVRTVSMKVTQWIDRLGSIWVEGQITQINLRPGTRTAFLVLRDPSVDMSLSVTCDPELIRKSPIPLQEGTRVVVYGKLSFFAGRGTISLRVLEIRPVGVGELLARIERLKALLAAESLFDPRLKRPLPFLPKTVGLITGRASAAERDVLTVAQNRWPAVHFEVRNAATQGPMAVPQILEALAELDRDPAVEVIVLARGGGSVEDLLAFSDEALCRAIVAATTPIISAIGHEPDNPLSDFVADVRAATPTDAAKRVVPDAAAELAGVRDMRARSAAALRGWVDRETRALVQLRSRPVMADPLREIVRRTEEIERLRTSARRCAEQLIRTESTAARHLREKLTAVGPAATLSRGYAVVQRVTGPERHVVRSIEDAPAGSQLRIRVADGAITAAALGTQALGARKTTETERN, from the coding sequence ATGACCTCCGCGGCCAACCCATCGGCGAACAGCCCCGCGAACTCCGCTGACGCGCCGTGGCCGGTGCGCACGGTGTCGATGAAGGTCACCCAGTGGATCGACCGGCTCGGCAGTATCTGGGTCGAAGGTCAGATCACGCAGATCAATCTGCGGCCGGGCACCCGCACCGCCTTTCTCGTCCTGCGTGATCCGTCTGTCGACATGTCGCTGTCGGTCACCTGCGATCCGGAGCTGATCCGCAAATCCCCGATTCCGCTGCAAGAGGGCACCCGCGTCGTCGTCTACGGCAAGCTCTCCTTCTTCGCCGGTCGCGGCACGATCTCGTTGCGCGTCCTCGAGATTCGCCCGGTCGGCGTCGGCGAACTGCTGGCCCGCATCGAGCGCCTGAAGGCGCTGCTGGCCGCCGAGAGCCTGTTCGATCCGCGGCTCAAGCGCCCGTTGCCTTTCTTGCCGAAGACCGTCGGCCTGATCACCGGCCGGGCCAGCGCCGCCGAACGCGATGTGCTCACGGTGGCGCAGAATCGCTGGCCCGCAGTACATTTCGAGGTCCGCAACGCCGCCACCCAGGGCCCGATGGCGGTGCCGCAAATTCTGGAGGCGCTGGCCGAGCTCGATCGCGATCCGGCGGTCGAGGTGATCGTGCTGGCCCGCGGCGGCGGCAGCGTGGAGGACCTGCTGGCCTTCTCCGACGAAGCGCTGTGCCGCGCTATCGTGGCGGCGACCACCCCGATCATCAGCGCCATCGGACACGAACCCGACAACCCCCTCAGCGATTTCGTCGCCGACGTGCGCGCGGCCACCCCGACCGACGCGGCGAAGCGCGTAGTTCCCGACGCCGCAGCCGAATTGGCGGGAGTCCGCGATATGCGTGCCCGCTCCGCGGCCGCGCTGCGCGGCTGGGTGGATCGCGAAACCCGCGCCCTGGTTCAGCTGCGCTCCCGTCCGGTCATGGCCGACCCGCTGCGCGAAATCGTCCGGCGCACAGAGGAAATCGAGCGGCTGCGCACCTCCGCCCGGCGCTGCGCCGAACAGCTGATCCGGACCGAGTCCACCGCCGCCCGGCATCTGCGCGAGAAACTGACCGCGGTAGGCCCCGCCGCGACGCTGTCGCGTGGCTACGCTGTCGTCCAGCGGGTGACCGGACCCGAACGTCACGTCGTGCGCAGCATCGAGGACGCCCCCGCGGGCAGCCAGCTGCGCATCCGAGTCGCCGACGGCGCGATCACCGCGGCCGCCCTGGGCACCCAGGCCCTGGGCGCCCGCAAGACAACCGAAACCGAGAGGAACTAA
- a CDS encoding exodeoxyribonuclease VII small subunit, whose protein sequence is MAEPGTDAGSAQDAAEIATFGYERARDELVNVVKMLEQGGLDLDDSLALWERGEALANRCEEHLAGARQRVEDAISRSEAAEEA, encoded by the coding sequence GTGGCCGAACCCGGCACCGACGCTGGATCCGCACAGGACGCCGCCGAGATCGCGACCTTCGGCTACGAACGCGCCCGCGACGAACTGGTCAATGTCGTGAAGATGCTGGAACAGGGCGGCCTGGACCTCGACGATTCCCTGGCCCTGTGGGAGCGCGGCGAAGCGCTGGCCAACCGCTGCGAGGAACACCTCGCCGGCGCCCGCCAGCGCGTCGAGGACGCCATCTCCCGCTCCGAGGCCGCCGAAGAAGCCTGA
- a CDS encoding DUF4245 domain-containing protein, translating to MSYQKPRILLNYKDLFLSLIPLVLIVVVFAGAASQCSFAAKGPTQGAIPHFDLESALTSDARTLSFPIRNPSVPADWTPNSGSRASIAGPGGGAVSTVGYITHQGTYMQLTQTDATEEALARFVLGSRYASGTQTLGNQKWTVYAEPTEETAWIADLGGSRVLIKGAGNEGAFKTLAEAVAAAQPLPH from the coding sequence GTGTCGTATCAGAAACCGCGGATTCTGCTGAACTACAAGGATCTGTTCTTGTCGCTGATTCCGTTGGTGCTGATCGTCGTGGTCTTCGCCGGAGCGGCCAGCCAATGCAGCTTCGCCGCCAAAGGCCCGACCCAGGGCGCGATCCCGCATTTCGACCTCGAGTCGGCCCTCACCTCCGACGCGCGGACCCTGTCGTTCCCGATCCGGAACCCGAGCGTCCCCGCCGACTGGACCCCCAACTCCGGCAGCCGCGCGAGCATCGCCGGCCCGGGCGGCGGCGCCGTCAGCACTGTGGGCTACATCACCCACCAGGGCACCTACATGCAGCTGACCCAGACCGATGCCACCGAGGAAGCGCTGGCCCGCTTCGTGCTCGGCTCCCGCTATGCCAGCGGCACCCAGACGCTGGGCAACCAGAAGTGGACCGTCTACGCCGAGCCCACCGAGGAAACCGCCTGGATCGCCGACCTCGGCGGCTCCCGCGTGCTGATCAAGGGCGCGGGCAACGAGGGCGCTTTCAAGACCCTGGCCGAGGCTGTCGCCGCGGCCCAGCCGCTGCCGCACTGA
- the glpX gene encoding class II fructose-bisphosphatase, giving the protein MTASSPTSRREAPDRNLALELVRVTEAGAMAAGRWVGRGDKEGGDGAAVDAMRELVNSVSMRGVVVIGEGEKDEAPMLYNGELVGDGTGPEVDFAVDPVDGTTLMSKGSPGAIAVLAVAERGAMFDPSAVFYMRKIAVGPEAADVIDISAPIGENIRRVAKAKHLSKSDLTVCILDRPRHAELIQEVRDAGSRIRLISDGDVAGAIAAARPDSGTDILVGIGGTPEGIIAAAAMRCMGGALQGMLAPTDDEERQKAIDAGHDLDRILSTEDLVSGENIFFCATGVTDGDLLRGVRYYGGGASTQSIVMRSKSGTVRMIDAYHRLTKLREYSSVDFIGDEDATPPLP; this is encoded by the coding sequence ATGACGGCATCTTCGCCCACTAGCCGCCGCGAGGCACCGGACCGCAACCTTGCGCTCGAACTGGTCCGGGTAACCGAGGCCGGGGCGATGGCCGCGGGCCGCTGGGTCGGCCGCGGTGACAAGGAGGGTGGCGACGGCGCCGCCGTCGACGCCATGCGTGAGCTGGTCAACTCGGTTTCCATGCGTGGTGTCGTGGTCATCGGCGAGGGCGAGAAGGACGAAGCCCCGATGCTCTACAACGGCGAGCTGGTGGGTGACGGCACCGGTCCCGAGGTCGACTTCGCGGTCGACCCGGTTGACGGAACCACCCTGATGTCGAAGGGCTCCCCCGGCGCCATCGCGGTGCTCGCGGTCGCCGAGCGCGGCGCCATGTTCGACCCGTCCGCGGTGTTCTACATGCGCAAGATCGCCGTCGGCCCCGAGGCCGCCGACGTGATCGATATCTCCGCGCCGATCGGCGAGAACATCCGCCGGGTCGCGAAGGCGAAGCACCTATCGAAGTCCGATCTGACCGTCTGCATCCTGGACCGCCCGCGCCACGCGGAGCTGATCCAGGAAGTCCGCGACGCGGGCTCGCGCATCCGCCTCATCTCCGACGGTGACGTGGCCGGCGCCATCGCCGCCGCGCGCCCCGATTCGGGCACCGACATCCTGGTCGGCATCGGCGGCACCCCCGAGGGCATCATCGCCGCGGCCGCCATGCGCTGTATGGGCGGCGCGCTGCAGGGCATGCTCGCCCCGACCGACGACGAAGAGCGCCAGAAGGCCATCGACGCCGGCCACGACCTGGACCGCATCCTGTCCACCGAGGACCTGGTCTCCGGCGAGAACATCTTCTTCTGCGCCACCGGTGTCACCGACGGTGACCTGCTGCGCGGCGTGCGCTACTACGGCGGCGGCGCGTCGACCCAGTCCATCGTGATGCGCTCGAAGTCCGGCACGGTCCGCATGATCGACGCCTACCACCGCCTGACCAAGCTGCGCGAGTACAGCTCGGTCGACTTCATCGGCGACGAGGACGCGACCCCGCCGCTGCCCTGA
- a CDS encoding phosphotransferase family protein → MGRMVWGSSESGLVDELAAAARVAGGAGAPRVLAARADATVVRVGAWVAKAHPRETDEAALRVRLRLASHPWLREIVAVPNTTAVARRYDDRLITVWPFGETVDPDDPDAAPWEEAAALLARLHALPIPPEHRVNCATHPLDPLPAAGGPARVRRAMNRLEAAKDAVDAAAGAVVRRAFAGLPKSTAGLPEFASGLPEFASGLSESAVGPSEITAGLPAAPRRRLLVHGDFHLGQLIRLPDVAENPWRLVDIDDIGRGDPAWDLARPAAFYAAGILEPVAWERFLGAYRRAGGPAVPADGDPWPALELPARAVVIQAAALAVAAAGLAGRALDDIDTALVDACRRISAQTITS, encoded by the coding sequence GTGGGACGGATGGTGTGGGGGTCCAGCGAATCTGGGCTTGTCGATGAGCTGGCGGCGGCGGCTCGGGTGGCAGGCGGTGCGGGGGCGCCGCGGGTTCTGGCGGCACGAGCGGACGCGACGGTGGTTCGGGTGGGGGCCTGGGTGGCCAAGGCGCATCCGCGTGAGACCGACGAGGCAGCCTTGCGGGTCCGGCTGCGGCTCGCGTCCCACCCGTGGCTGCGCGAGATCGTCGCGGTCCCGAATACCACGGCTGTCGCACGGCGGTACGACGATCGCTTGATCACGGTGTGGCCGTTCGGCGAAACGGTGGACCCGGATGATCCGGACGCGGCTCCGTGGGAGGAGGCGGCGGCCTTGCTGGCGCGGCTGCATGCGCTGCCGATTCCGCCGGAGCATCGCGTCAACTGCGCCACCCACCCGTTGGATCCGCTGCCTGCCGCGGGCGGTCCGGCACGAGTGCGGCGGGCGATGAATCGCCTCGAAGCCGCAAAGGATGCTGTGGATGCGGCCGCTGGCGCAGTGGTCCGCCGCGCGTTCGCCGGGCTGCCCAAATCCACCGCCGGGTTACCCGAATTCGCCTCCGGGTTACCCGAATTCGCCTCCGGGCTATCTGAATCCGCCGTCGGGCCATCCGAGATCACCGCCGGGCTTCCCGCTGCGCCCCGGCGACGACTACTCGTGCACGGCGATTTTCATCTCGGTCAGCTCATCCGACTACCGGACGTCGCCGAAAACCCTTGGCGGCTGGTCGATATCGACGATATCGGGCGCGGTGATCCAGCCTGGGACCTGGCGCGCCCGGCCGCCTTCTATGCGGCAGGAATCCTGGAACCCGTTGCGTGGGAACGGTTTCTGGGCGCATACCGCCGTGCCGGCGGACCGGCCGTACCGGCGGACGGCGACCCCTGGCCCGCGTTGGAGCTACCCGCCCGCGCGGTCGTAATCCAAGCTGCCGCACTGGCTGTCGCCGCCGCCGGACTGGCCGGGCGCGCACTCGACGACATCGATACCGCCCTGGTCGACGCCTGCCGCCGGATTTCCGCGCAGACCATCACATCGTGA
- a CDS encoding zf-TFIIB domain-containing protein — translation MQCPKCHGLMQTYNRSGVHIEQCGNCRGIFLDYGELENLTRLESGYAAPPPPAGAPGPAWGAPAPHYGHGGHGHGHHGRNKGFGKMLFSS, via the coding sequence ATGCAGTGTCCGAAATGTCATGGTCTGATGCAGACCTACAACCGCAGCGGTGTGCACATCGAGCAGTGCGGTAACTGCCGGGGGATCTTCCTGGACTACGGCGAGCTGGAGAACCTGACTCGCCTCGAATCCGGTTATGCCGCGCCGCCACCGCCTGCCGGTGCGCCGGGGCCCGCCTGGGGCGCTCCCGCGCCGCACTACGGCCACGGCGGGCACGGCCACGGTCATCACGGGCGGAACAAGGGCTTCGGGAAGATGCTCTTCTCGTCCTGA
- a CDS encoding class II fumarate hydratase has protein sequence MTEESQQFRIEHDTMGEVRVPVHALWRAQTQRAVDNFPISGRGLERAQIRALGLLKAACATVNRDLGLLDKDKADAIVAAAQQIAAGSHDDQFPIDVFQTGSGTSSNMNANEVIASLAKAAGVEVHPNDDVNMSQSSNDTFPTATHLAATEAVITDLVPALEHLRLALLDKSSEWRTVVKSGRTHLMDAVPVTLGQEFGGYTRQVAAGMERLMATLPRLGELAIGGTAVGTGLNAPAGFGAKVVAELVKSTGIDALSEAKDHFEAQAARDGLVELSGALRTVAVSLTKIANDIRWMGSGPLTGLGELQLPDLQPGSSIMPGKVNPVLPEAVTQVAAQVIGNDATVAFSGASGAFELNVYIPVMARNVLESIRLLANVSRLFADKCVVGLVANEEHLRTLAESSPSIVTPLNSAIGYEEAAAVAKEALKERKTIRQTVIDRGLIGEKLTEEELDRRLDVLSMAKVDGNS, from the coding sequence ATGACCGAGGAATCGCAGCAATTTCGCATCGAGCACGACACGATGGGGGAAGTCCGGGTCCCGGTGCACGCCCTGTGGCGCGCGCAGACGCAGCGGGCCGTGGACAACTTCCCGATCAGCGGACGCGGGCTGGAGCGGGCGCAGATTCGTGCGCTCGGATTGCTGAAAGCCGCGTGCGCCACGGTGAATCGGGATCTGGGGCTGCTGGACAAGGACAAGGCCGACGCCATCGTCGCCGCCGCGCAGCAGATCGCCGCGGGCAGCCACGACGACCAGTTCCCGATCGATGTGTTCCAGACCGGGTCGGGCACCAGCTCGAACATGAACGCCAACGAGGTGATCGCCTCGCTCGCCAAGGCGGCCGGCGTGGAGGTCCATCCGAACGACGACGTGAACATGTCGCAGTCGTCCAACGACACCTTCCCCACCGCGACGCATCTGGCGGCGACCGAGGCGGTCATCACCGATCTCGTTCCGGCGCTGGAGCATCTGCGCCTGGCGCTGCTGGACAAGTCCAGCGAGTGGCGCACGGTCGTGAAGTCCGGCCGTACGCATCTGATGGACGCGGTGCCGGTGACTCTCGGTCAGGAGTTCGGCGGCTACACCCGGCAGGTCGCGGCGGGCATGGAGCGGCTCATGGCGACGCTGCCCCGCCTCGGCGAGCTCGCCATCGGCGGCACCGCGGTCGGTACCGGCTTGAACGCCCCGGCCGGGTTCGGCGCGAAAGTCGTTGCGGAGCTGGTGAAGTCGACCGGTATCGACGCCCTCTCCGAGGCAAAGGACCACTTCGAGGCGCAGGCCGCGCGCGATGGCCTGGTGGAACTCTCGGGTGCGTTGCGCACCGTCGCGGTCAGCCTCACCAAGATCGCCAACGACATCCGCTGGATGGGTTCGGGCCCGCTGACCGGCCTGGGCGAATTGCAGCTGCCGGATCTGCAGCCGGGTAGCTCGATCATGCCGGGCAAGGTGAACCCCGTCCTGCCCGAGGCGGTGACGCAGGTGGCCGCGCAGGTCATCGGCAACGACGCGACGGTGGCGTTCTCCGGCGCGAGCGGCGCCTTCGAGCTGAACGTCTACATCCCGGTGATGGCGCGCAACGTGCTGGAGTCCATCCGTCTGCTGGCCAATGTGTCGCGGCTGTTCGCCGATAAGTGCGTAGTCGGGCTGGTCGCGAACGAGGAGCACCTGCGCACCCTGGCCGAGTCCTCGCCGTCCATCGTGACCCCGCTCAACTCGGCGATCGGCTACGAGGAGGCGGCCGCGGTGGCCAAGGAGGCGCTGAAGGAGCGCAAGACGATCCGACAGACGGTCATCGACCGCGGGCTGATCGGCGAGAAGCTCACCGAGGAAGAGCTGGATCGCCGGCTGGACGTGCTGTCCATGGCGAAGGTCGACGGAAACTCCTGA
- a CDS encoding acyl-ACP desaturase produces the protein MQNHLTDRELLDALSGEVELELHRHIELADGWQPHDYVPFDDGRNFGFLGGNDWEPEQSELSEVAKLALTVSVLIADNLPSYHRELGKYLRTGPWWRWVGRWTAEENRHEIMLRNYLMVTRAVDPVELERSRMAHMTTGFRRPAMHLLDVLANCAFEELASAIRHRNIAALQENSMVTAMAERIAIDDEMQAAFFAHLVDAAFAHAPDQTMRAIADRVAGFTVPTVALPDGRTSDELLAEAGIYDPAKEGELVFGPLLRKWNVFERTDLGAEGERARDELAYLRAAAPA, from the coding sequence GTGCAGAATCACTTGACCGACCGCGAGTTGCTCGATGCCCTCTCCGGCGAGGTGGAACTCGAACTCCATCGGCACATCGAGCTGGCCGACGGCTGGCAGCCCCACGACTACGTGCCCTTCGACGACGGCCGCAACTTCGGTTTCCTGGGCGGAAACGATTGGGAGCCGGAGCAATCCGAGCTCAGCGAGGTTGCCAAGCTGGCACTGACGGTGAGCGTGCTGATCGCCGACAACCTGCCCTCGTACCACCGCGAGCTCGGCAAGTACCTGCGCACCGGCCCGTGGTGGCGCTGGGTGGGCCGGTGGACCGCCGAGGAGAACCGGCACGAGATCATGTTGCGCAACTACCTGATGGTGACGCGCGCGGTCGACCCGGTCGAATTGGAGCGGTCGCGGATGGCGCATATGACCACCGGATTCCGTCGTCCCGCAATGCATTTGCTGGATGTGCTGGCAAATTGCGCTTTCGAAGAATTGGCCTCCGCCATTCGGCATCGCAATATCGCGGCGCTGCAGGAGAATTCGATGGTGACCGCGATGGCGGAACGAATCGCGATCGACGATGAAATGCAGGCGGCGTTCTTTGCCCATCTGGTCGACGCCGCTTTCGCGCACGCGCCGGATCAGACGATGCGGGCGATCGCCGATCGGGTGGCCGGGTTCACGGTGCCGACGGTGGCGCTGCCGGACGGCCGGACCAGCGATGAGCTCCTGGCCGAGGCCGGTATCTACGACCCGGCGAAAGAGGGCGAACTGGTGTTCGGACCGCTGCTGCGGAAGTGGAACGTCTTCGAACGCACCGACCTGGGCGCCGAGGGCGAGCGGGCGCGGGACGAGCTGGCGTATTTGCGGGCCGCAGCGCCCGCCTGA